The Candidatus Methylomirabilota bacterium genome includes the window GGACTTCCCCGAGGGCCAGACCTGCTGCGGCCAGCCGCTCTTCAACTCCGGCTACCACGCCGGCGCCGCGCGCGTCGGCGCCCGGATGGTCGAGCTCTTGAAGGACGCCCAGCACGTCGTGGTGCCCTCGGGCTCGTGCGCGTTCATGGTGAAGCACGAGCTGCCCGGCCTCCTCCACGACCCCGCGCAGCGCGCCGCCGCCGAGCGCGTCGCCGGGCGAACCTACGAGCTGTCCCAGTTCCTCGTGAAGGTGCTCGGCCGGACCGAGTTCAAGGCCTCGGTCGCGGGGCGCGTGACCTACCACGACTCCTGTCATCTCCTGCGTGGCCTCCACGAGTCGGCGACCCCGCGCGCGATCCTCCGGAAGCTCGTGGGCGCGGAGCTGGTCGAGCTCGGCGGAGCGGACGAGTGCTGCGGCTTCGGGGGCTCGTTCGCCGTGCG containing:
- a CDS encoding (Fe-S)-binding protein encodes the protein MAPAVRASLMVTCLGDMFFPEVGVATVRLLRRLGVAVDFPEGQTCCGQPLFNSGYHAGAARVGARMVELLKDAQHVVVPSGSCAFMVKHELPGLLHDPAQRAAAERVAGRTYELSQFLVKVLGRTEFKASVAGRVTYHDSCHLLRGLHESATPRAILRKLVGAELVELGGADECCGFGGSFAVRLPEVSSQILDKKLANIEATGAACVVACDAGCLMQMGGGLRRRGSRVRALHLAELIGGEGT